One Ctenopharyngodon idella isolate HZGC_01 chromosome 3, HZGC01, whole genome shotgun sequence genomic window, caaacatgCTTTATAAGACTAAGACTAAGACTTTATAAGActcggcctttacaaaaaaaaaaaaaaaaaaaggtaaaaccacgatgtcggacaattttgaagttggaggagaaaatgagatggagtttttggTGCATTGCAGaacagtgcaagacgagcatttgtggttaaaaagtatataaatttacataaacaatgtttacataaagtccaccaaaaatcctccaggtcccgaaaattcttcagttttccagcatcttttgtgtatttgaaccctttccagcagtgactgtatgattttgagatccatcttttaacactgaggacaattgagggactcaaacacaactattaaaaaaggttcaaacattcactgatgctccagaaggaaacatgatgcattcagagtcggggggtgaaaactttttgaatttgaagatcaaggaatattgtacttaatttgtcttctggcaaacatttaagtgtcttctgttgcttccaaagggcagtaatACATGAAAGAAAATggtatttaaacaaaataagaaaaatttggaaatcttcatcctgttcaaaagttttcacccccccgGCTCtgaatgcatcgtgtttccttctggagcatcagtgaatgtttgaaccttttttaatggttgtgtttgagtccctcaattgtcctcagtgttaAAACATGGATCTCAAAATCCTACAGTCACgtctggaaagggttcaaatatacaaaagatgctggaaaactgaagaatttttgggacctggaggaattttttgaagaatattgggcagtttaactgctcaggacaaacaagggacccattaacaaccatcacaaaacaaaattaaagctgcaagcagtgatgaaagggccctcgcacccgggctcaccgccacccgttggccttaggaaaacagtgaacagtgggcgacatgcattaAAGCGAgaaaatacaggagaattatgaaTTAAGaataagtcatttcaaagtgccacacttcctgctgccaacaggtggaaaactctagatcttcgcaatataacgtcgcaaaggcctttagattagactgaccaaatatgatgttgatctgattaaagctctaggaggagttcgttaaagtacaacgtctggaaatggcaaaaactgcaaaaattttgcagagaaaattcaaaatatctcacttcctgttggttttacacatttttcacaccggggcttttttgtaggtattgggctgatACATGTGTGCACCGAATTTCATAACTGTATGTGTAACGTAACttgaagggcgcttaattggaattttgtaggtggtgctatcgagccattttgccacgcctaattctgaaacccgtatcagacgtaaattttcaccacttctgacgcgtgtgcaaagtttcatgagttttcaagcatgttttggccctcaaaaatgcaattcatttcggagaagaagaagaattgactgagcaattacaatagggtcctcacaccattagtgctcgggccctaaaaacggtcatggatcatccaggtattaagaatcaagggttcacaaactatTGAGCAGGtcgtttttataaattcagctatttttttgtcttgtggaccatatgtaaaaaaaatttatgtaaaatatcttactcaggacagtactaaaaatgtaacatgcatattgtatgatccctcttattttgttaaaatgattgacatattcacagattctgcaaggggttcacaaactttcagaGCAGCACTGTAGGGACTACTTAAGTATTAGGGCAGGAAAGAGTTGCACCAATTATACACCCAGCCCTACAAATTCACAGTTATTCTCTAGAATTTCACTCATTCCTATTACCGGATAGCAACTTATTTTTTCTATCAGCTGACTTGCTGCAAAGTCAGTTGTTCATTTCAGTCACTGCATTTGACTCGAGTTATACACACAGCACATAAAGTGCAACAATTAGCAGCTGAAGTGCGAGTAGGAGGGTCTGTGCATGACTACTGAGGCTCGTGTGTGGTTATATACGcatgtaggtgtgtgtgtgtgtttgtttatgaaAATATCTAAAAGTGTGTGGGTGCTGTTAACACTTCTCTGAAGGTGTGATTGTTAATTTGCTGTGGTTTTCGAAAATGTCAGGCTCATTTGGACACACCCTTGATCTCCATTTCCTTCAGCAGCTTATGCAGTCACTTGTTGAGAAAGTTCTGCTCTGTCCACTTCACTGCAGGGGAAAGAAGGAACAACTAGACAAATGTGGCTTAGATAAGGCATTCAAGATACTTCCCCTCTaactatatacacacacacatatatatatatatatatatactcaagtattttatttcagaaataCAACTACAATTctgcattttgttattttgtagtTGCTACAGTAGGCTATTATGAGTACTTTTTAGCATGCTGCTATGTGGATACTAAATGGTTGTTTGCTCGCCTAATTCAAAAGACTTCAGCCATTAAGTCTATATGATATTCTGGTCCCTCGATgggatattttctttcttttatcagCTTCTGTTTTATCCCTAACACTAAGTGCAGCACATAACAATTTATTGTATTTctacataaatatacattaagATCAGATCTTCATTTAATTCATCTAACTAGATAAAGAGAAGCCAATTTAACATTTCCCAAAAGtgacaaacattatttgtagcagTGGTCCTGGACTTTTTTTGACACCCCCTATAATCAAACAGcctattcaaaagaatattctgggagaaaaaaaaaatgtgtgtgtgtgtatatatatatatatatatatatatacacacacacacacacacacatccactggccactttattaggtacaccttgctagtatcGCAGCATTCCAgcattttggtccatattgacatgatagcatcactGCAGATTTATCGGCTGTACATCCATGATGTGATTCTCCCGTTCCACCaaatcccaaaggtgctctattggatttagatctggtgactgtggaagCCATTTGAGtgtagtgaactcattgtcatgttcaagaaaccagtttgagatgatttgagctttgtgacatggaagtagccatcagaagatgagtacactgtggtcataaaagGATGGatatggtcagcaacaatactcaggtcgGCTGTGGCTTTAAACGATGCTCAATTAGGTGTCCAAAGTATGATAAGAAAatacaccattacaccaccagcagcctggACCGTTCATACAAGGCAGGACTGATCCATGCTTTAATTTTGTTCATGCCAAATTCTGACTCTAAtaccatctgaatgttgcagcagaaatcgagactcatcagatCAGGCAATGTTTTTCCATTCTTCTATTGTTAAATTTTGTTGAGCCCATgcgaattgtagcctcagtttcctgtttttAGCTGTCTGGAGTGGCACCCAGTGCAATCTGCTGCTGTAGACCATCTGCTTCAAGATTCGACGTGTTGTGCATTCAGAGAtactcttctgcagacctcggttgtTATATGAATTACTGCTGCCTTTGTATCAGCttgaaccagtctggccattcacatatacatatatatatataattgtaatacttttaatataattttaataaataattttttgccATCCTGAGTCCCCGCTGGCCCCTATTTGAGTTCTACTGATTTGAGAACTAAGCGAACAGGATTCAAAACTTCAAACATACCGAGGTGATCCGTTTTGTGGCCGTGCCAGTGCTCTGCATCTTGGATAAATGCTGGTAGATGATGATGAGTATATGAGTCCTTCACCAAAGATGACCACACAACCGAGGGCCCTGTGAAAAAGACACATACAAGATTTCTAATGGACAGATAGGGGATTTAGTGGTTGATGTTTACTGTTTATGCAATATAGATACTAAATGGATGcagtttgtgtatgtgtttgagACACACCAGGGACAACGTTTGCGCGCAGATAGTGGCCCAGCATATGATAGGATCTGTGCTCATCTGTGCTATCTGAGTTTGTATCAGAGTAATGAGGAGCGCAAAGGGATGGAACTTGTGGGCAGTGCACtctgcacacctgaatatatgcacataaacacacatatacGTGATGATATGAGCACAATATATGAGTTTTAATgtgaattttaaatataatctgaTGCACCAGTGCAACAGATTCTAAAATGTTCAATGTTGTGAAGCAGAACGGACCTGATTGCAGCCGTTTTTCCTcttctctgattggctgttggtGCTCATCCTCAAATTGTCCTATCAATAAGTATAAACATGTTTGGAAATCAAGATTCAAAGTTCCAAGTAAAACAGTGTGAATACATGCAGGGTAATTCAGTAATATGACGAAACTGTTGATGCAACATGCCAGATTCACTTAGCCATCACACGTTTCCTTAGCCTAGACATAAGAGCACTCAAGTACTTCATACaatgaaatttttaaaataacaattagTGACTGACTGGACAAATGTCCTGAAACCAAAGTGAAtccaaaaaagcaaaacaataataaaaacataatcatGCTTTTGGAAAGTTCAAGTAAAAAGGTGTACCTACCGACCAGCGAATGGGCATGTTGTAGTTGGTGTGGGCGAAACTTTACCTGcgatattaataaataatggaCATACATAGAGTATCAGTGGTTACAGATTGTGGCACCATCATGAACATCACACAAACATGGCAAAGCGCCATAGTgacagtttgtttacataattaaAGCTAccttcaaaaaataaaacaagatgaCACAGGTGAAAAAGGAAAGAGTTTGTCACATAGAAACTACATAAATGTTTGTAGCAAccatttattctttttatttcaaataaaacatatattatgGCCACACATTTTAATTAACGTAATGAAACggtaaaaaagtaaataaaaggcaataattttcaatatttatactatatatacagCAACCCTCCACCTTTACCATCTCTGCTTTgtgtaaaagtttatttttagcaTCTGATCTGCAAACAGATGTCTCCtttaccaaaacaaaacaaattttcacTATAACTTTGTaaaacactggtcacagatCGGCAGCCAACATTAACTTCAATCTTGGTTGCTTTCATCTTAAGAGTTGTTTTGCACCCATCCTTATTCAGTTCTGAAGCCAACTTGAACAAATCTTTATTCCAACTTGCAACTGCAgttttggggggtttttttaTTGAGTGGTGGAGGATTCTGGAGCGTCAGAATGGCAGCTTTTCAGGAACTGGATCTGTTCGGCACAGGCTTTCAGATTGTGCACTTGTTGCTCTATGTCGGAGCGAATCTCTTAGCTTGCGCCCTCACACGCTTTTCGTAGTCCATCCTGTTTTGACTGCagaagaatgagagagagagagagagagataagaTCAATGGTGTGGGCAAAGTATCAGTTCAAAGTAAACAGTAAAATCTTATATTAAAGCATGCAAGTGAtgtttggctgaactaaccagTATGTTGTATATGCCTCTGCCTGCGCTGGGTCCTGAATGTTGGGCTCATTAAGGAGTTCCTGGATGCCCAACAAAATCTACAGCCACAACAACACAATGAGATACAAAAGCTCACTGCTTATTGGCCTAAAAGGTTTGTTCAAATGCCTAAACTCATGAGCAACAATGATCAcaacaatgatttttttaagacattaatatttttactaagcaaaaattcattacatttatccaaagtgacagtaaagacctatatgctgtttttttttgtttttttttatttatattcatcaaagaatcttttttaaaaaatgtattacagcttccacaacaatattaatcagcacaacattgataataataataaatgatttctgaaggatcatgtgacactgaagactggagtaatgatgctgaaaattcagctttgacatcacaggaataaattacatttacatgaaaatatattcaaatagaaaacaactcttttaaactgtaataatatttagtttaaagggatagttcacccaaaaatgaaaattttgtcatcatttactcaccctcatattgctccaaacctgtatgtatcaaacagttgatggtaccttccatagtaggaaaaaaatactatagaagtcaatggctaccgtcaactgtttggttaccaacattctttaaaataacttattctgtgttcaacagaagaaagaaactcatacaggtttggaacaacttgagggtgagtaaataatgacaaaattttcatttttgggtgagctattcctttaagagacttttttcaaaaacatttaaaaaatgcctAAACTtgtgaacagtagtgtataactGCACAaattgtgtttgtatgtgtatttTTGCATACTTGTTTGATGGTGATGGCTGGTCTCCAATCCTTCTCTTCCTCCAGTATGGACAGACAGACTGTACCTGAAGGATAGACGTTTGGGTGGAAGATCGGAGGTTCAAACTTGCCT contains:
- the LOC127508456 gene encoding SUMO-conjugating enzyme UBC9-like; amino-acid sequence: MSGIALSRLSQERKAWRKDHPFGFVAVPTKNPDGTMNLMNWECAIPGKKGTLWEGGLYKLRMFFKDDYPSSPPKCKFEPPIFHPNVYPSGTVCLSILEEEKDWRPAITIKQILLGIQELLNEPNIQDPAQAEAYTTYCQNRMDYEKRVRAQAKRFAPT